A stretch of the Candidatus Binataceae bacterium genome encodes the following:
- a CDS encoding methyltransferase domain-containing protein: protein MTEAYYKQHWIEIEPERHAAYDQILAFHPAMDPLIRPLELRPGQRVLDVGSGPGHTTFELARRVSPGGKVTGVDINAEFIARSKARAREHAVTIEFVHAGFPPLPFPDASFDRVFCKNVLEYVDSAVDTVAEMARVAASGATVVATDSDWDMMALDIGEEGRELSDRVLTAAKSIAIKEPRIGRRLRGIFGAVGLAEVKTEVLAGADVVGRSLPMLTASLARYARDSGLVGADETARWLKMVEAAIGARTFLFVLPQFVVRGMKK, encoded by the coding sequence ATGACCGAGGCCTACTACAAGCAGCACTGGATAGAGATCGAACCCGAGCGACACGCGGCCTACGACCAGATTCTCGCCTTCCATCCCGCGATGGACCCGTTGATCCGCCCCCTCGAATTGCGGCCCGGCCAGCGAGTGCTGGACGTCGGTTCCGGACCGGGCCACACCACTTTCGAGCTCGCCCGCCGGGTCAGCCCCGGCGGAAAAGTAACTGGAGTTGACATCAACGCGGAATTCATCGCGCGATCGAAGGCACGCGCGCGCGAGCACGCCGTGACCATCGAATTTGTTCACGCGGGCTTTCCCCCGTTGCCATTTCCCGACGCATCCTTTGACCGGGTCTTCTGCAAAAACGTGCTTGAGTATGTGGATTCCGCGGTCGATACTGTCGCGGAAATGGCCCGCGTCGCCGCGTCCGGCGCAACGGTAGTTGCGACCGACAGCGATTGGGACATGATGGCGCTCGACATCGGCGAGGAAGGGCGCGAACTGAGCGATCGGGTGCTGACCGCCGCCAAATCGATAGCGATCAAGGAGCCCAGGATCGGACGACGCTTGCGCGGAATCTTCGGCGCGGTGGGTCTGGCCGAGGTGAAGACCGAGGTCCTGGCGGGCGCCGACGTGGTGGGGCGATCGCTGCCCATGCTAACGGCGAGCCTGGCGCGCTATGCACGCGATTCGGGACTGGTTGGCGCCGACGAGACGGCGCGCTGGCTTAAGATGGTCGAGGCCGCGATTGGCGCCAGAACCTTTCTGTTCGTACTACCGCAGTTTGTCGTGCGCGGAATGAAGAAATGA